The following nucleotide sequence is from Branchiostoma lanceolatum isolate klBraLanc5 chromosome 18, klBraLanc5.hap2, whole genome shotgun sequence.
TACGATGAACAACATTTAATGGTCATGAAGAAGGATGCACAAAGCGTTCGACGTTGACCTGCACTTCGACCCTTCGAACCGAAGTATCAGGTTCATAAattttaacctttgacctaaagtACCGTTTGTCCGCCATTTCGATTTTTCCTGAAAATATCTCTATCCAATCTGATGGACTTTTACTAGGCTTTAAGGGTCATGTTGCAGCGGCCTCTCCACTAAACGACAGGTAAGGTATCTGTGCACTGTTAACTCTTATTCGGTCGTTTGTTAACAATGATGACTTAGATTTATGGGCGTTTTGGAAGAGAACGTCAGACCTGCATTATATTGGGGAGGGGGATGAAACCTGCAAAACAAGGGATTCAATAAATATACCTAACAAGGTTGGCCTATTGCCGCAACAAGCAAACGGATGCAGTTATGCAATAAACTATACAATGTTGGACCTTTTCGGATAAGTTTAATTGTAGCCCAGATGGTCGTGAATCGTGCTATTCTACCTCTTCCACCCCACCAATACATGAAGTTGGAAACTACACTTTTAGATTACGTTTTATTCAATAACTATATTATTGTGTACTGACCCCTTTAATAAGGTTTAGAATCTTGTGATAAACTTTCTTTGCTTAAATCTGCAATGCATAATATTAGCAATGGCCGAGGCAACCTTTCAGCCTCCAGGTGAGGAACCGCACACTACGCATTCTGGGAACGAGGCAGGTAGCAGTTTGGAGCAGACAACAGACCCGGGACAGCAGCAGGACGTTCTAATCGAGGAAACGTGTGACGGAGACTTTGCCCAGTCTGACGAAGGGGGTTCTACATATCTGCATGTATCGGGCAGTGCAGGACACAGAAGTAGGCAAAGGGAAAAATCTGCCACAGCTCACATTTGTACGTACTGTGGGTACAGTACAAGAGTTAAGGCAAATCTGAAACGACAAGCGCGAAAACATACAGACGAAAAACCTTACACATGTGACcaatgtgattattctgctaTACAGAAATGCCAAATTGACCGACATGTGTTGACGAGGCACACTGCTGAgaagccatacaaatgtgaccagtgtgattattgtTCTGCACTGAAAGGACGCTTAGACAGACACGTCATGAAAAAACAcgcaggtgagaaaccatacaaatgtgatcagtgtgactattctactgcACGGAAATGCCGCTTAGACGAACATGTCATGATAAAACACACTGGaaagaagccctacatgtgtggtgagtgtggatacagaacgGCTAGCATGCCTTACCTATCTCTGCATATTAGAaaacatacaggagaaaaaatCTGATTAATGTGACAATTCAGCTGCACAGAAATTTGCATAAGTGTTACCAAAGTGTAGAATGCTTAACGATGTAGAAGTGAGCATTTTGATTCATGTATCAAGCAAATCAGGTGATTTTCATAGTTGCCAAAAATGGTTGTAATGGTAGAAAAGTTGGCACCGATATTAAATACTAGTAAGGTATAATAAAGTGAGCAATTGAGCTATTCTTTAGTACACAATCAGGCACTGTGTGACTTTATGTTGTTTTAATGTGTAGGTGTAAGGTGTTGACTGAATGACAGAGAGAATGTGTAATCATCTACATATAAGTACTGAAGAAATTTAGTACTGTTgtgagaaatgaaataaaacataataATGAATTACTTtatgaaggtatgaggtcgtggactCTCGTTCTCTGTGTACTTCTGCTTTTTTTTGCTGGCTTGCTGAATGTACACGCTGTGAAATAGAACTTCATTGTTCCCTAAAAACAAATAACTCAATACTGACTGTCATGAGTACTATTAATATTATTGTTGCCGATGGTGGCTACTggattttgtgtgtgcaaataACCTAGTTTTGAAAGTAGGTGAATGGGAACAGATGAAGTCCAACTATTTTGCAGTAGtcaacatgaaaggacggagaTCCACTAAGAAAAAATATACAAGAAATGGAAGAATGTAATTATAAGACGTTGTGCTGTATTTTTGCACGAAATTTTACAACCAGCAAAACATTCACATCAAGATTAATGTCGCTCTTTTGCAATTCATATTTAGAATCCAACACAAATAATTCAAGGCAAACATATTCATCATTAACAGCCATGTGTAATTTACAAAAGGTACACACTTTGCTGTTCAAGTTGAGGTATGGGATAACAATATGGTTCCCAACAACTTGGAAAATCACTGAACAATGAATTCAAAGTCATGTCTTCATTGTTGTCCGAGTGTtataaaagtaaaacagaaACCATGACGAAAATCTGCTTAACAAAGCATGAATAAACTTTGCAATACTGCAGCTAATACGGTTTCGCACTAACGTGACTACGGTGTAAGGTCATAGGTAATACTTTCCGAGGTTCAACCAACCAGGGTACTGGAGGTGACGTCACATTCAaacacactacatgtatattacagttATATTTCCAATGATAATGTTTATTGACCATTCCAACTTAAACCACTGTCTAGGTTTCCTTATTTGCTCGAAGTCTTTTTTGCAAGACCAAAAGtgtaacattttgtttcatgtttcacCACAAAGGCCCATCATACTCTACCTTACAGGCTTGTAAATGCTTTTTTTGTGTACAGTTGATTAAAGCAGAAATCACTCTGACTTACATAAATGATTATAAACACCAAACATCATTACAACgctaccttaccttaccttacaaTGCCACTGAAAAGGGAAAATTACTGTTAGAAACACTGATGCAAATGTCACCTTCCTATTGAAACATCCAACAGTGATGACGGATATTTGAAAATGTAGTGATTTGCAATTTATATTTCATCGATATTTTCTGGAGTACTTTGCTCTGCTAATTATATATTTGTTTGAAGCTTCAAGTCTCCATATTAAACACAGAATCGCAAAAAATGCTCTGTTCTTGTTTATGCAATAATAAGTAATATAATACACAGCAATACAAAGTGTGGATTGTCAACTGTAATGAACTTGTGTAAAGTTACAATTGTTACctccaaaaaaatcatgagggCTCATACTCTACACTTCTAGTTTCATTTACTTTTCCAGATGTTGTTTGCTGCCAAACATCAACCTTTGCAACAAAATAAGCAAATGATAAATTATGGTTTTCCTTGGACATTGGCTAATTTATAAACAACCACTagagggactgaggaaaaataaTTAACCAGAAGTAAACATTACATCTGCACAATATACGTCCGTATTTCCTACAAATCATATCATGCACACAGTTTGATAATGGTTTCTAAGCATCTTTTGATAAACCATTGTTAAATAATAAGTCTGTTTCTAAAACAGCCCCAAAGTGCTACAAGTTTTTCTATGTCAAAGTTACCAATGGTTTAACTTGTACCCTGTACGGCAATTAGGGGTGTCAATAGTGGCATGAAAGTCCAACGGGAACTGCCAACATGTGCTTTCTGATTTGGTAAGACAGTTGGTTGCCAGAGAGTCTTAACAATCTAAAATTGGACGACACTGTTTTAATGTGTCTTTTGACAAAGCACCATCACTAATAGATGACATAATATGGTTCAACCTGAATGTTGGGGCCTGCAAGCGTTTGTTTTCCAGACAGATTCATACAGATTCCATGTTGCATGTGGGTTCTGCCTGGTCTTTGTTAGAGGTTAGAGTTACTAGTTAAGTAGCAGAGCTGTTTATCATTCTCGGTGGTACACCAATTCAATTGGGAGGATCTTGGATCCAGACACTTAACACTAAATGGTCTTTTTGCTAGTGCTTAGTCATCTCTACGGTTTTTCAAATGATCGCAATGATCTTTTGATAACCTTCATGTTCTTCCTATAATCTCTTAATAGTTTGcaaaaaactacattttctGGCCTATGTATATGGTTCAAGTTGAACCGCAAACTACACATAAGCCCATTTTTTCGCTTAGCGGTTGCCAGATTATCTCCCCTCTGTGGAAATGTGGATTTAATCATTGTATATCCACATTAGGGTACAAAGAATTCAGCTGCGAGGCAGTCGGGCCTGTGCCATAAGATATATTTCCAACATCAAGGGAATCAGTGGTGGGCTGgaactggccctgccctgtctgatcatgaccactggtcactacagctgtggtgtttgttttGGAATCAGTGATGGCCTGGGACtggccctgtcctgtctgatcatgaccactggtcactaAAGcttctgtggtgtttgtgttggattcagtgatggATTGAGACTGACgttgccctgtctgatcatgaccactggtcattACAGCAGCTGtgatgtttgtgttggatttaaTGATAGGCTGATACTGGCCCGCAACTTTGTACAGAGAATTCAGCTTTGAGGCAGTTGGCCCTGTACCATAAGATAGATTCCCAGCCTCAAGGGCTTTACGGATGGCCAGAGACTGGCCCTGTCCTGTCTGGTCATGACCACTGCTCAGtacagcagctgtggtgttAGTGTTTGATTCATTCATTGTCTGAGTCTGACCTTGCCCTGGTCGACCATTTTGGATGTCCATATTTTCGTAATGGTGATCCtgaccactggtcactacagcagctgtggtgCTTGTGTTTGATTCAATTATTGCCCGAGACTGACCCACGACTTTGTACAGAGAATTCAGCTTTGAGGCAGTTGGCCCTGTACCATAAGATAGATTTCCAGCCTCAAGGGCTTTACggatggcctgagactgaccctgtgctgcctgatcatgaccactgctcactacagcagctgtggtgtttgtgttggattcaaTTATTGCCTGAGTCTGGCCCTGCCCTGTACGATCATTTTGGATGTCCATATTTTCGTAATGGTGTTCCTggccactggtcactacagcagctgGAGACTGagcctgagactgaccctgcccttTCTTTTCATGGCCATAGATTACTACCTGATTCCGCCCCTGCCCTGTGCGACCTTTTTGGTTGTCTACATCTTCGTAATGGTGATCGTTACCACTTGTCACTATAGCAGCTGTTACATTAGACTgaacctgccctgtctgatcatggccACTAGTGGATGCCTGCCCCTGCCCCGCACGACCTTTTTGGTTGTCCACATCTTCGTAATGGTGATCATGACCACTGATCTCTACAGAAGCTGTGACCTGAACCTGAGTATGACCCTGTTCTGTCTCATCATGACCATTAGTGGATGTTGGTGCTGCCCCATCTACGTACTGAGGATTTGGTTTCAAGGCAGCTAAAACTTTGTTATGTGATAGTTTGTTGTGCGATATATTCCCAACTTTGAGAGATTGAGTGCTAGCCTGAAACTgcccctgccctgtctgattaTGGAGGTTACCTATATCTTCATATTGGTGGCCATCACCTCCGGTCTTTACggctgtgtttctgttgctacCGACAACATTGGCATTTTGCCCTGAAATGGGATGCATGGTCCTCTTCTTGCACTGGCACACTATGAGAATGATGATGCCAACCAGGACAATGCCAGCTACCGGACCACATATAGATCCAATGAGAACAGTGAGGGGGAAACTTGGGGAACTGCtgctttctggtttgtctgaagTGATTGCAAGGGGGGAGGGTAGGGTTGCTCTTGCTTTACCTACAGGACATGCTGTTGAGTCGGCATTACGTTTGAAGTACCAGTGATAACGAGCGGTGACGTATATCATTTCTTTAGGATTGACAATTGCAAGCTTCTGCCCCTGTAATTTCTTGGGTTGAGCACAGATCATCTTGTCCTTAAACGAAGGAAATTCAGTAACAATTTTCCTGAAGGGAGCCATCCCACATTCACACTGCACAGGGTTCCCATCAAGTGCAATAGTAAGGCTAGATGAGAGAAAGCCATGTGCTGAAGGCGTAATGACAGAAATATTGTTTGACCGAAGGTCCAAATGTTCGAGTTTGGGCAGATTCGAAAATGCACCAAAATGAATGTGTTTAATCTGGTTGGAGCACAGGTTCAACTTTTGTAGTCGGGGcagatttgcaaatgtaccaaCCTGGATCTTTGTGACTTGATTGGAGGCCAGTGTCATATTTTGGAGCTGGGATAGATTTTTAAATGCACCAGGTTGAATCGTTGTTATTTTATTGCAGGACAGCAGCAACATTTCGAGCAggggtagatttgcaaatgtttCTGCCTGAATCACTGTTATTTGGTTATACATCAAGTTTAGCCATTTGAAATTGATTAGACGTAATAATGAACCTGGCTGAATCGTTGTAAGCGGGTTGCTGGTTAAAACAATCTTTTCGAGCTGGGATACCATTGGCATTGCAAATGTATCTGCATTAATCTTTTTTATCTGGGCGTGGCGAATAATCAACGTTTTTAGCCCGGGCAGATTTGCGAAGAAACCAGCTTGAATCGTTGTTATCGGGTTGCCAGACAGAAGCAAGCAATATAGCCGGGGTATATTTGCAAATGTACCCGTCTGGATCTTCGTTATCTTGTTGCTTGACAGCCGCAAATTTTGGAGCTGGGGTAGATTGGCGAATGCACCAGGTTCAAACATTGTTATGTGACTGTTTATTATCCCCAAGTGCAGAAGGTTGGTCAGATTTGCAAACGCTCCTGCTTGAATCTTTGGTATCTGGTTACCGGACAGGTCCAACCATTGTAACTGGGGTAGATTTTCAAATATGCCTGctctaattttttttattcggtTGTATCCAAGGAGCAGCTGTCTCAGCTGGGGTAGATTGGTGAATGTAGAATGATTGATATTAGTTATTTTATTCCAATGTAGCCACAACTCTTGGAGATTGAGTAGACTGGATAAATGAACAGTGGTGATGTGATTCTTACTCAAGTCCAAATGAGTCAAATTCTTAAACTTCACCAAGTCAGACTGATTTATGGTTGTAATGAGATTACCTCTCAATTTCAAGTCGGAGATGGATGTTGGGAGGTTCTGAGGGATGCTGGTGAGGCGCATGGAGCGACATTGACAGGTGGATGATGGTGCGCAGCTGCAGCCAGCTTCTGGCATGTGAGgctccttcaggatgatgagaaggaaaatcagcagaTGTCGCAACCTTCTTCCCATGGTGTCCTGCCACCTAAACGGAACAGGAAGCACCTCTGTAAAGCCACAACACGTATACAGCACAATACCCGAAAAGTGCGTTgtaaagctatctgccacccaacaATCATGATCACACGATGTCCGGATTAAAGATACATAAACCAGAAGATTTGCAGCAGTATCAAGAAAAGCCGCTACgatgcccattatcgaacttgaccttcgtctttccacCTGCAAAAATATTATCGCAAGCCATCCAGGGTCGTTACGTTATTAGTGGCCCAAAATATTTGGAAACACActctttttctttttgctgCCCTGCTTATAGAAAACGTGATCCAGTTATTGTTTATTTACGGTCTGTAACGAACGTTTCGAAATTTCTCTAGTCTTAATAATTTGCGTATGGTTGTGTTGATTGTCTGCAGCTGCCTTGTGAATATTGATATGAGGGTTGTTTACTATTTTTGCTTACATTCTTATGACTACGTTTGCGTCTTTCAGATAaggaaatcatcatcatcatatcgggcggcttgcccggactaaggttgctctttccctccagaCGGAAATAAGAAATCATTATATGACTCTTAATGATTTAATTGTATCAAATGAGTAATATTACGCTAATGAAGGTGTTGACTATCTGAAGCTGGCTATTTAAATATTTATATTCAGGTTCTTGCTCTTTCTTCTGACGTTTCTATAACTTTATTTGCACCTGCTAGGAGCTCGTATAGATCGTCCAAGACACGGGGTTTTATTCTTGTAAGGTGCGTCCTTTCGTAGCTAATCCGTGCTGTTGCGTGACAAACAACCCaagatatgtaaatgaggtgctGATTGTCTGTAGCTGGCTGTTTGAATATTAATATTGGGGTTGTTTTGCAGACCTTTCAGTGGCTTCTATGATCGTTTGGATGTTTGTACAATTTCAAGGCAgaaagtgcccccccccctgttTGCTGTTGATCTTGTAGGATACGTGCTGCAGTAGTTGGTTGTTATGTATATAATAAACTGTTGTGAATTTATGTGGCCCTAGTGGCATAACTATGTCTATGTTGATTGTCTAAAACTTGCAGTTTGAATATTAAgataaggtgttttttttttctttttgctgtTTCTGTGACTTTTTGTACGAGAACAGGGTGAGGCAACCAGCAGCAGGATAAAAACGAAATTGTACAACATTTGGATGATTTTGAATGTGCAGAAAGTGATCCCCCATGTTTCCTTCTGTGATTGTAGTAGTTTCTCGTTTATAATATGTAACAAACAGTTTTAAATTTCTGCGGCATCAGTGATATAACGATGTTGATTGTCTGGAGCTGGTTGTATGAATATTGACATTCAAGTTGTTTACTTTTTTTGCCAACGTTTTTATGCTGATCAGGGAATCCGTCAAGTGAAAATTTAACGAATTATCTAAAACGGACCATCTGGgtatttctgaaatatcattatAGGGCTGTATTTAGTAGTCACCTTTCCACAAATGACCCAAAGGATTAAAGTTTTAGAGCGTAATGCGCCTGTTCCCCTTTTCAGAACTCAACTGATCATCTGCAGATGTAAGGTCAGGAGACTGTTAAATGTCTTCTGCTTGCTGGGCTCCTCCAGCCTTATTGGAAAACGTCACAATCTTCTATCCCAACATATGGTTGTAAAAATGgtattgaaaacaaatttaCCTGTAATGATTATCCACAGACATAGATACACCTACCTTGTAAGCCAGTGAGAGTAGCttcaaatcatattttgtagataCTCGTGAAGAACCTTAGACACCAGTTGCTATTGTTCTTCTAAGGTGCGTTTTTCGGAGCCTGATCCGCAATGCCGCCTGACAAACAACGAGTGATTATTCTTCCGTAAATGGTGGTGTTAATTGTCTGAATCTGGCTATTTGAATATTAATATCAAAGTTGTTTACTCCTTTTTCTGCCGTATTTCTTACGTTTTTTAAACCTGAAAATTTCAACCATTGTCTCAAAAAAGGTCGATCTGCCTCGTAGTATGATAACAAAGAGTCTTCAGTAGAGAACTGTGTTTAGTAATCATTCTCGTCTAGATAATGCAATTGTACCTAAAGTCTGGATTTGTGTAGGTACATAAGCTGTAAGTTGTTATACTTCATTGTCTAACAGACTTTTTCCTAAGTTTTTGGGGAATTGGCTAGGGAAGTTGCCATGGCCAATCTGAATTCTCTGgtcctgaattttttttctgacgtcatcaaaggaAAACGTCAGGTCGCAGCAGCCGTATGCCCTTCTTCAGAACTaacaaatctccaagcaaatgtcgGGGGTTGGGTCGATATCTAGCCGATGGGATTTTCTGATAGCCATCTTAATAACCCTTGATAACAGTTAGAAAACGTTACAAGCTTTCGCccaaatatctgctttgagattaagCTAACCCTCATTAATGAATAACTACTGACTACACAGCATTACAACATTAAATGGCTATCCACTAGAATATATTTGTGTATTTCTGCCACTTTGATTTAAACGAATAAGGATCAAAAAGATTGGTTGAAGAAACAAACGTACCTTTCACGCCTATCAGAATAGCTTAAGTCGGCACCTTCTGGACAGGAG
It contains:
- the LOC136424577 gene encoding myoneurin-like, whose product is MAEATFQPPGEEPHTTHSGNEAGSSLEQTTDPGQQQDVLIEETCDGDFAQSDEGGSTYLHVSGSAGHRSRQREKSATAHICTYCGYSTRVKANLKRQARKHTDEKPYTCDQCDYSAIQKCQIDRHVLTRHTAEKPYKCDQCDYCSALKGRLDRHVMKKHAGEKPYKCDQCDYSTARKCRLDEHVMIKHTGKKPYMCELN